The following coding sequences are from one Diprion similis isolate iyDipSimi1 chromosome 9, iyDipSimi1.1, whole genome shotgun sequence window:
- the LOC124410373 gene encoding uncharacterized protein LOC124410373, translating into MKCDAILCLCFILPLVTDLCWGGVIHAKACNRTIRTSVGWVHWTGRMGRCVVRIRAPLRDPQVVELRIRRLQVGTLRDSICHGAYVQFSDGIEDLEDDVGRYCGHVTGNATRLFLRKGPELNIVMDSDKSFADKNPVIFSAQFSVLPVRLAIERHGGSLPSAAECSLDCSNHNYQRQCRITSPGFPGVYPRGMRCRISLESTSGRFKIGGVPDDIFSLMNYTVQDGCRTENCEDSHVEEDLRSSGEESTHETKVSDESRHRRGLKSFDYRLDEDDEVIIGSDVRQRKPKTINERRKTVEGNRRRKVKSRRGRGKGGRKSSGLRFDEDFSPPSGAGEKTFEGQMRRSSALFDHRFQRRHKSSEKFDGFRCVGDYLAIYENLNGKIVEISKFCGEGNVPEILSRGRNVIVEFASKRDGTVMHNGFRLTLQETKTEHNEAASHRKHCDFVYKSSDRGTKESIKSFQHWYPPSTLCSYKFVGKTGERVFVQLKIIRNFFEDASPSVDSRRNSSLNYCPGNEITVYNGAFTNDSLAWSYCDILHSDINNIQVPVTSTGNVLLVQYYSWKGSFNGQEFTYGISYKFVKKSSSGVRRKPVVAQNETKIAISLKPVNFSALNLTDYENCNCDFSTRIGTFKSWFIALVVLGVISFFGAVITIVALLMKCLKIRSMENKLLQTPKR; encoded by the exons cctgCAACCGCACCATCAGAACTTCAGTTGGATGGGTTCACTGGACAGGACGAATGGGCAGATGTGTCGTCAGGATTAGAGCACCGTTGAGGGACCCTCAG GTCGTAGAGCTGAGAATCCGCAGACTTCAGGTCGGAACTCTTCGGGACTCGATCTGCCACGGTGCCTACGTCCAGTTTTCCGATGGCATCGAAGACCTCGAGGACGATGTCGGACGGTACTGCGGACACGTGACCGGAAACGCAACCAG ACTCTTCTTGAGGAAAGGTCCGGAACTAAACATCGTGATGGATTCTGACAAGAGCTTCGCCGACAAGAATCCAGTGATATTCTCAGCTCAATTCTCGGTGCTTCCGGTTCGCCTGGCAATAGAGAGACACGGTGGTTCGCTTCCTTCGGCAGCCGAGTGTTCGTTGGATTGTTCGAACCACAATTACCAGCGTCAATGCAGGATCACCTCGCCAGGATTCCCTGGCGTATATCCGAGGGGAATGCGATGCAGAATATCGCTCGAGTCGACCTCGGGCAGGTTCAAAATCGGTGGGGTTCCCGACGACATCTTCAGCCTGATGAACTACACGGTGCAGGACGGATGCAGGACCGAAAACTGCGAGGACTCGCACGTGGAGGAGGACCTGCGATCTTCAGGGGAGGAATCAACCCACGAGACCAAGGTTTCCGATGAATCGAGACACCGAAGAGGGTTGAAGAGCTTCGACTACCGGCtggacgaggacgacgaggtGATAATCGGCAGCGACGTGAGACAAAGGAAACCGAAGACGATTAACGAGAGACGAAAAACGGTGGAAGGTAACCGGCGGAGGAAGGTGAAGAGTAGAAGAGGACGAGGAAAAGGGGGGAGAAAATCCTCAGGCCTGAGATTTGACGAGgatttttctcctccttcaGGGGCAGGCGAAAAGACGTTCGAGGGCCAGATGAGGAGGAGCAGCGCCCTCTTCGACCACAGATTTCAGCGACGACACAAGTCCTCCGAGAAGTTCGACGGGTTTCGTTGCGTCGGCGACTATTTGGCGATATACGAAAACCTGAACGGCAAGATCGTCGAGATATCGAAATTCTGCGGCGAGGGTAACGTTCCGGAAATATTGTCACGCGGTCGGAACGTGATTGTGGAATTTGCGAGCAAACGCGATGGAACCGTGATGCACAACGGGTTCAGGCTCACCCTGCAGGAGACGAAAACCGAACACAACGAGGCCGCTAGCCACCGGAAACACTGCGATTTCGTGTACAAGAGTTCGGACCGGGGCACCAAGGAGAGCATCAAGTCCTTCCAGCATTGGTACCCACCCAGCACATTGTGCAGTTACAAATTCGTGGGCAAAACTGGTGAGCGGGTCTTCGTCCAGTTGAAGATAATCCGCAACTTTTTCGAAGACGCTTCACCATCCGTAGATTCGCGCCGAAATTCAAGCCTGAATTACTGTCCTGGCAACGAAATCACCGTCTACAATGGCGCCTTTACCAACGACTCACTCGCCTGGTCCTACTGCGACATCCTCCACTCGGATATAAACAATATCCAGGTACCGGTCACGTCGACCGGCAATGTTTTGCTCGTCCAGTACTACAGTTGGAAAGGGTCATTCAATGGACAGGAGTTCACCTACGGTATATCGTACAAGTTTGTGAAGAAGTCATCGAGTGGAGTAAGACGGAAACCCGTCGTCGCCCAGAACGAGACCAAGATCGCGATTTCCTTGAAGCCCGTCAATTTTTCCGCCCTCAATCTCACCGACTACGAGAATTGCAATTGCGACTTTTCGACGAGGATCGGCACCTTCAAGAGCTGGTTCATAGCGCTCGTTGTCCTTGGTGTCATATCGTTCTTTGGTGCCGTTATCACCATCGTTGCGCTCCTCATGAAGTGCCTGAAGATCAGATCCATGGAGAACAAATTGCTGCAGACACCGAAACGGTGA